One Sphingomonas sp. KR3-1 DNA segment encodes these proteins:
- a CDS encoding nitroreductase has translation MASTAINPASDALSPADLLASRRSIVPDALVGPGPSRAEIDRLVEIALRVPDHGRLSPWRLILVAGETKDRWVERLLALADTREDAAKVRVSTRKLACAPLVVVVVSAAIPGHKVPEWEQWLSAGAMCMNLLNGAHAMGYGANWLTGWHAYDAQATALLGLEEGQKVAGVVLVGSIAEPATPRPRVGAEDVARWLTL, from the coding sequence ATGGCTTCGACAGCGATCAACCCGGCTTCGGACGCGCTCTCGCCCGCGGACCTCCTCGCCTCACGCCGCTCGATCGTGCCTGACGCGCTGGTCGGCCCGGGACCAAGCCGCGCGGAGATCGACCGGCTGGTCGAGATTGCGCTGCGCGTGCCCGATCATGGCCGGTTGAGCCCCTGGCGCCTCATACTGGTCGCGGGAGAAACCAAGGATCGCTGGGTCGAGCGACTGCTGGCGCTGGCGGATACCCGGGAAGATGCAGCCAAGGTGCGCGTCAGCACGCGCAAGCTCGCCTGCGCGCCGCTAGTGGTGGTCGTCGTCTCCGCGGCGATCCCCGGCCACAAGGTGCCCGAATGGGAGCAATGGCTCTCGGCCGGCGCAATGTGCATGAACCTGCTCAACGGCGCGCACGCGATGGGCTATGGCGCCAACTGGCTGACCGGCTGGCACGCCTATGATGCACAGGCAACCGCGCTGCTCGGGCTGGAGGAAGGGCAGAAGGTCGCGGGCGTCGTACTGGTAGGCAGCATTGCCGAGCCGGCCACGCCGCGCCCGCGGGTCGGCGCGGAGGACGTCGCGCGCTGGCTGACGCTCTGA